A section of the Gallus gallus isolate bGalGal1 chromosome 4, bGalGal1.mat.broiler.GRCg7b, whole genome shotgun sequence genome encodes:
- the VMA21 gene encoding vacuolar ATPase assembly integral membrane protein VMA21, with protein MERYDKATLNAAFAPEFRQNEGSLTSTLRTLLFFTALMITLPVGLYFSSKAYIFEGTLGMSNRDSYFYAAIVAVVTVHVVLAMFVYVAWSEGTRQWREGKQD; from the exons ATGGAGCGCTACGACAAAGCGACGCTGAATGCGGCCTTCGCACCGGAGTTTCGGCA aaatgaggGTTCATTAACATCAACTTTAAGAACACTTCTATTCTTCACAGCTCTAATGATCACGTTACCTGTTGGGCTGTATTTTTCATCAAAGGCTTATATATTTGAAG gtACCCTAGGAATGTCCAACAGAGACAGCTATTTTTATGCTGCCATAGTTGCTGTAGTCACTGTTCATGTGGTACTTGCTATGTTTGTATATGTAGCATGGAGTGAAGGCACTCGACAGTGGCGGGAAGGCAAACAGGACTAA